A portion of the Mesobacillus sp. AQ2 genome contains these proteins:
- a CDS encoding YxlC family protein, producing the protein MKNQKGILSNDDQMDKELIETISAIHNGLDKLDSMDTFTPDEKWFEQMVLNQQKVQKKKFLKELTWFILCAGLILTMVIFTMLEVPILFYMLQAVTVAIAAFSGYKGMQKQVDS; encoded by the coding sequence ATGAAAAACCAAAAGGGAATCTTGTCAAACGATGATCAAATGGATAAGGAATTAATTGAAACCATCAGCGCGATTCATAATGGACTGGACAAATTGGATTCCATGGACACCTTTACTCCTGATGAAAAGTGGTTTGAACAAATGGTGCTGAATCAGCAGAAGGTTCAAAAAAAGAAATTCCTCAAGGAGCTGACATGGTTCATTTTGTGTGCCGGGCTGATCCTTACAATGGTCATCTTCACAATGCTGGAAGTGCCGATACTATTCTATATGCTCCAGGCTGTTACAGTGGCTATCGCCGCTTTTTCTGGATACAAAGGAATGCAGAAGCAGGTGGACAGCTGA
- a CDS encoding MFS transporter yields the protein MKNFADIFRNGSFTKLFLANFTSQMGSTIGLTAFMFYLLDRFGSQPAYATITELMYSLPMLAVFFLIGVFADRMDRQKIAVYCDWISAGLSLALIAAIFVGWMPLVFTVLFLRSAIQKFFFPAEHGMVQGILKKEDFTTAAGLNQLVMSLFMLFGNGLGVLAYWSIGIYGAILIDTLSFIISALLIQQTAVSLEARLPNGPHKLKELNIKMVFSDFKEGFSYVLSNRLLFTLIIGFFIFGIVNGGFSVMPIFILKFKLAPESYEQYSIVIGLVFGLGVLIGSFIASLLSQKVKLYHLISAGLLIAGSFTALASLPNNISIFLGILFISALALPLINVGIGGWLPSIIDPKMMGRVQGLISPLTMLSQSLTLAFIAYSFPVLLTIEMLYWIVGGCLALVGLFYLIALPKLAEEQTAGVEKAAAESGV from the coding sequence ATGAAAAACTTTGCTGATATTTTCAGGAATGGCAGCTTCACCAAATTGTTTTTGGCAAACTTTACTTCCCAAATGGGCAGTACAATCGGCTTGACGGCCTTTATGTTTTACCTGCTTGACCGGTTCGGCTCCCAGCCTGCTTATGCGACAATTACTGAATTGATGTATTCTTTGCCCATGCTGGCTGTGTTTTTCTTGATTGGGGTTTTCGCTGACAGGATGGACCGGCAAAAGATTGCCGTGTATTGTGATTGGATTAGCGCTGGTTTATCGCTTGCGTTGATTGCGGCCATTTTTGTTGGCTGGATGCCGTTGGTCTTTACGGTACTGTTTTTAAGGAGCGCCATTCAAAAGTTCTTTTTCCCCGCTGAGCATGGAATGGTGCAGGGAATTCTGAAGAAAGAGGATTTTACGACTGCTGCGGGATTGAACCAGCTCGTCATGAGTTTGTTCATGCTATTCGGCAATGGTCTTGGAGTTTTGGCTTACTGGTCGATTGGAATTTATGGCGCTATTTTGATTGATACATTATCGTTCATCATCAGTGCTCTTTTGATTCAGCAAACGGCGGTTTCACTTGAGGCTAGATTACCAAATGGTCCACACAAACTGAAGGAACTGAATATCAAGATGGTCTTCAGTGATTTTAAAGAGGGATTTTCCTACGTATTGAGCAACAGGTTGCTATTTACTTTGATCATCGGCTTCTTTATTTTCGGTATCGTCAATGGAGGTTTCTCGGTCATGCCGATCTTTATCCTGAAGTTTAAGCTTGCGCCAGAATCCTATGAGCAATACTCGATTGTTATCGGTTTGGTGTTCGGATTAGGTGTATTGATTGGCAGCTTCATCGCTTCACTGCTTTCACAAAAAGTTAAGCTATATCACCTGATTTCAGCGGGACTATTGATTGCTGGCAGTTTCACGGCTCTTGCTTCACTTCCTAATAATATCTCCATATTCCTCGGCATTCTCTTTATCTCTGCCTTGGCACTGCCGCTTATCAATGTTGGGATTGGCGGATGGCTGCCAAGCATCATCGATCCTAAAATGATGGGGAGGGTCCAGGGGCTGATCAGTCCGCTGACCATGCTCTCCCAGTCGCTGACGCTTGCTTTCATTGCCTATAGCTTCCCGGTTTTGCTGACAATTGAAATGCTCTATTGGATTGTTGGCGGCTGTCTTGCATTAGTAGGTTTATTTTATCTGATTGCCTTGCCAAAACTTGCCGAAGAACAGACTGCTGGAGTCGAAAAAGCCGCAGCAGAGTCAGGAGTATAG
- a CDS encoding sigma-Y antisigma factor component — MNEELSPLMLAVVIVILLMQSIFLFTNARKHGHNYWLWGILGLIQAPMPLLFYLLFVRKIWHKKSANH, encoded by the coding sequence ATGAACGAAGAACTGTCACCACTCATGCTGGCTGTCGTTATCGTAATCTTATTAATGCAGAGCATTTTTCTGTTTACCAATGCCCGGAAGCATGGCCATAATTATTGGCTATGGGGGATATTGGGATTGATCCAGGCTCCCATGCCGCTGCTTTTTTACCTGCTGTTTGTTAGAAAGATTTGGCACAAGAAATCGGCAAATCATTAA
- a CDS encoding FeoB-associated Cys-rich membrane protein, which produces MIANILIGGAIFGYAGWAFYRFIKKSKEGKCAACSIQSSCSSSCGISQKKQIK; this is translated from the coding sequence ATGATCGCAAATATTTTGATCGGCGGGGCCATATTCGGCTATGCCGGCTGGGCCTTCTACCGATTCATCAAGAAGTCAAAAGAGGGAAAATGCGCTGCCTGCTCCATCCAGAGCTCGTGCTCCAGCAGCTGCGGCATCAGCCAGAAAAAACAAATCAAATAA
- the feoB gene encoding ferrous iron transport protein B gives MNIALIGNPNTGKTSLFNNLTGSYEYVGNWSGVTVEKKVGLFKNGKDQLIDLPGVYTLNPLSKDEGVVTNFFLEDSFEKLLNILDASQLRRNLHLTLQLLEYGAPITIGLNMLDVAKNRGIQVDIEQLSKSLGVHVAPVVARSGKGCNELAELATREPSGTGKTNLVYYGKAIEEGILQLGLKLDGRTRFPVRWLAIQLFEGNPYVKNYLTAFLPSEEIESLVDSIIVTEQQQSGSKQALDQVIHRKRSEAIDKIVSAATTRPENGKIPLTEKVDMIVTNKFLGIPIFLVMMYIMFMLTFDWLGFPLSDKLDTILSGPVTAGIAAALNWAGASSFIKDLVLDGIVAGVGGVLVFVPQIFILFFFISLLEDSGYMARVALVMDRLMESVGLNGKAFIPLMIGFGCNVPGIMAARTIETPKERLMTILLTPLMSCSARLPVYALFVGAFFTGHKAAVVLSLYVLGVAIALILAKVFSKTLLKGETSVFVIELPPYRMPQAKALWRSTWDKGKGFVKKAGTFIFAGSVLIWLLAYAGPDGMNVSMDESYLALLGGIFAPLLAPIGFGTWQASASLFTGFLAKEAIISTMNIIYFVPDEASLQGLLAIHYTPLAAYSFMVFILLYIPCLATTATIYKETGSKRWTAFSIGYALVIAYLLSLAIYQGGMLMGFS, from the coding sequence ATGAACATAGCGCTTATCGGCAATCCGAATACCGGAAAAACTTCGTTATTTAATAACTTAACAGGATCATATGAATATGTTGGCAACTGGAGCGGAGTAACGGTCGAAAAGAAAGTTGGCCTTTTCAAGAATGGAAAGGATCAGCTGATTGATTTACCAGGAGTCTATACGCTCAATCCATTGTCGAAGGATGAGGGTGTGGTTACGAACTTTTTCCTGGAGGATTCGTTCGAGAAACTTTTGAATATCCTCGATGCGTCGCAATTAAGGCGTAATTTGCACCTTACCCTGCAGCTTCTGGAATATGGCGCCCCGATCACTATTGGTTTGAATATGCTTGACGTTGCAAAAAACAGGGGCATACAAGTCGATATTGAACAGTTGTCAAAATCATTAGGGGTCCATGTTGCTCCTGTCGTGGCAAGATCAGGAAAGGGCTGTAACGAACTTGCTGAACTTGCGACAAGAGAACCGTCAGGAACTGGCAAAACAAATCTTGTGTATTATGGAAAAGCAATAGAGGAGGGAATCCTCCAGCTGGGGCTGAAATTGGATGGGAGGACACGATTTCCTGTTCGCTGGCTGGCCATTCAATTGTTTGAAGGGAATCCCTATGTTAAAAACTATTTGACTGCCTTTTTGCCATCGGAAGAAATCGAATCACTTGTCGACTCTATCATTGTTACAGAGCAACAACAATCAGGGAGCAAACAAGCGCTGGACCAGGTAATACATCGCAAAAGAAGTGAAGCGATAGATAAAATTGTATCTGCTGCTACAACGAGACCGGAAAATGGAAAAATACCATTGACTGAGAAAGTTGATATGATTGTGACGAATAAATTCCTCGGGATTCCGATCTTCCTGGTCATGATGTATATCATGTTCATGCTTACCTTTGACTGGCTTGGCTTCCCGCTTTCAGATAAACTGGACACAATCTTATCCGGACCTGTGACAGCTGGTATCGCGGCGGCACTTAACTGGGCAGGAGCATCCTCATTTATAAAAGACCTTGTGCTTGATGGAATTGTGGCCGGGGTAGGTGGAGTTCTTGTCTTTGTACCACAAATCTTCATTTTGTTCTTTTTCATTTCCCTGCTCGAGGATTCAGGGTATATGGCCCGTGTCGCGCTAGTCATGGACAGGTTGATGGAATCTGTAGGCCTCAACGGGAAGGCATTCATCCCGTTGATGATCGGTTTCGGCTGCAATGTGCCAGGCATCATGGCGGCAAGGACGATTGAGACACCAAAAGAGAGATTAATGACCATCCTGCTGACGCCGCTGATGTCATGTTCAGCCAGGCTTCCTGTATATGCTTTGTTTGTAGGTGCTTTTTTTACAGGGCATAAGGCCGCTGTGGTTCTTAGTTTGTATGTACTAGGGGTGGCAATCGCCCTTATTCTGGCCAAGGTCTTTTCAAAGACACTGTTGAAAGGGGAAACCTCCGTTTTCGTCATAGAGCTGCCTCCATACAGAATGCCGCAGGCAAAAGCGCTTTGGAGAAGCACTTGGGATAAGGGAAAAGGATTCGTAAAAAAAGCCGGTACTTTCATCTTTGCAGGCTCTGTCCTGATCTGGCTGCTCGCCTATGCCGGTCCAGACGGCATGAATGTCAGCATGGATGAAAGCTATCTGGCGCTTCTGGGGGGAATCTTTGCTCCTCTGCTGGCTCCTATAGGATTCGGAACCTGGCAGGCAAGTGCTTCACTTTTCACTGGTTTCCTGGCTAAAGAAGCGATTATTTCAACGATGAACATCATCTACTTTGTCCCGGATGAAGCAAGCCTCCAGGGGCTGCTGGCGATTCATTATACACCACTTGCTGCATACAGCTTCATGGTGTTCATCCTGCTGTATATTCCTTGCCTCGCGACTACTGCGACCATTTATAAGGAAACAGGCTCAAAACGCTGGACCGCTTTTTCAATCGGTTATGCACTTGTCATCGCTTACCTTTTGTCACTGGCCATCTACCAGGGCGGAATGCTGATGGGATTCAGCTAA
- a CDS encoding universal stress protein, translated as MAGIKNVVLAYDDSEGARKALQLTKEFTRNIDGVKLFVGHVYEEKVKNELVESTDRPIEPLPINSFPADGVQVPPLATEQGAFDKSEHAIITHSAETAFNNAKAELEVLNIDTDFSILEGNPAEGILEFARDVDADLIIIGQSGNEGIKRKLLGGVSQKVANNAHCHVLIAK; from the coding sequence ATGGCTGGAATAAAAAATGTGGTTCTCGCTTATGATGATTCCGAGGGTGCACGGAAAGCCCTTCAATTGACGAAGGAGTTCACAAGAAACATAGACGGAGTCAAACTGTTTGTCGGTCATGTATATGAAGAAAAGGTAAAAAATGAACTGGTGGAATCTACTGACCGCCCAATCGAGCCCCTGCCGATTAACAGCTTTCCCGCGGATGGGGTCCAGGTGCCTCCATTGGCAACAGAACAAGGTGCTTTCGATAAATCAGAGCACGCAATCATTACTCATAGCGCTGAAACAGCCTTCAATAACGCAAAGGCTGAACTTGAAGTCCTTAATATTGACACTGATTTTTCAATCCTGGAAGGAAACCCGGCAGAAGGTATATTGGAATTCGCCAGGGATGTTGATGCAGATTTAATTATCATCGGCCAGTCCGGGAACGAAGGAATCAAGCGAAAGCTACTCGGAGGCGTAAGCCAAAAAGTTGCAAATAATGCCCATTGCCATGTACTTATAGCAAAATAA
- a CDS encoding penicillin-binding protein 1A: MSKNSIATRFLRGWKRLHMNQVLVLSVSTAVLAFLSFFHVYSEGADISALNDDMAQSTVIYDANGEVASKISALKNEGIKIEDVPEHVKNAVIAIEDHRFYEHDGVDLVGISRAFVQNVKAGSIVEGGSTITQQLTKNALLTSEKTYKRKLEEFFMAREIEKQYSKDEIMQMYLNRIYFGNGSWGIKEAAMGYFGKNVQDLSVSEAAMLAGLIKAPSALDPHKNYDKAVERRNLVLQMMNTHGFIEEKEYNEAVAEKIVLNEKGGDPLRGRYPFYVDHVIDEAIKKYGLTQEEVLTSGLQIYTELDVTMQSAVEATYAKDELFPEGTEKQIVQSGAVLVDPKSGGIRALVGGRGEHVFRGYNRATQLKAQPGSTMKPLAAYAPALEEGWGVTDMLKDEEMEFKDYKPHNYNDKYKGEVPMYEALRDSLNVPSVWLLDEIGIAKGMESVEKFGIQLDPKNDRNLGLALGGLSTGVSPVKMAEAYSAFANNGERHETHAITKIVDKEGNTIAEYKGKKSKAISKETAEKMTTMLMGVVEDGTGKGAKIPGRELAGKTGSTQVPIEGVKGTKDQWFVGYTPQLVGAVWVGYDKTDKEHYLTTTSSEGAALIFKDFMSEALKNTKAESFNVPPLSKYIEEHKRQQRAKSVKELESRVKKESEKLKKQWEAAKKKLNKKKEVPKDKPEKKKEKEEEKTTEAAAPTNTGNNDTNDSGDTNDTGGAGDTGGEGDTGGAGDTGGAGDTGGEGDTGGEGDTGGTGDTGGEGDTGGTGDTGGTGG, encoded by the coding sequence GTGAGCAAAAATTCGATAGCAACACGTTTCTTAAGAGGCTGGAAAAGGTTACATATGAACCAGGTGCTTGTTTTGTCTGTTTCAACAGCAGTACTGGCGTTCTTGAGCTTTTTCCATGTTTATTCGGAGGGGGCTGACATCAGCGCATTGAACGATGACATGGCCCAGTCTACGGTCATTTACGATGCCAATGGAGAGGTCGCAAGCAAGATTTCGGCCTTGAAAAATGAAGGAATCAAGATAGAAGATGTACCGGAACATGTCAAAAATGCCGTCATTGCCATTGAGGATCACCGTTTTTATGAACATGATGGGGTGGACCTTGTGGGAATTTCAAGGGCTTTTGTACAGAATGTCAAGGCAGGAAGCATTGTTGAAGGCGGAAGTACGATCACACAGCAGCTGACAAAGAATGCATTGCTTACAAGTGAAAAAACATACAAAAGGAAGCTCGAAGAATTTTTCATGGCCAGGGAAATTGAAAAGCAATATTCGAAAGATGAAATCATGCAAATGTATCTGAATCGCATTTATTTCGGAAATGGTTCATGGGGGATCAAAGAGGCGGCAATGGGTTACTTTGGCAAGAATGTACAAGACCTTTCCGTCAGCGAAGCAGCCATGCTCGCTGGTCTGATCAAGGCGCCATCTGCGTTGGATCCACACAAGAACTATGATAAAGCGGTTGAGAGAAGAAATCTCGTCCTGCAAATGATGAATACTCATGGCTTTATCGAGGAAAAGGAATACAATGAGGCAGTTGCCGAAAAAATTGTTCTCAATGAAAAGGGCGGAGATCCGTTACGCGGCCGCTACCCATTCTACGTAGACCATGTCATTGATGAAGCAATCAAAAAATACGGGCTGACCCAGGAAGAGGTATTAACGAGCGGTCTGCAGATCTATACCGAACTTGATGTGACAATGCAGTCAGCAGTGGAAGCGACTTACGCGAAGGATGAATTGTTCCCGGAAGGAACGGAAAAACAGATCGTCCAAAGCGGGGCTGTATTGGTCGACCCGAAGTCCGGAGGCATCCGTGCCCTTGTAGGCGGCCGCGGCGAGCATGTATTCCGTGGTTATAATCGTGCGACACAATTAAAAGCACAGCCAGGTTCAACGATGAAACCGCTTGCCGCATATGCACCAGCACTTGAAGAAGGCTGGGGTGTTACCGACATGCTGAAGGACGAGGAGATGGAATTCAAAGATTATAAGCCACATAACTACAATGATAAATATAAAGGCGAAGTGCCGATGTATGAAGCATTAAGAGATTCATTGAATGTGCCTTCCGTCTGGCTGCTGGATGAAATCGGGATTGCAAAAGGGATGGAATCTGTAGAGAAGTTTGGCATTCAGCTCGATCCAAAGAACGACCGCAATCTGGGTCTCGCACTTGGGGGCTTATCCACTGGTGTATCTCCAGTGAAAATGGCAGAGGCATACTCCGCGTTTGCTAATAATGGAGAGCGGCATGAGACGCATGCGATTACGAAGATCGTCGATAAAGAAGGCAATACTATTGCCGAGTACAAGGGTAAGAAAAGCAAGGCAATCTCAAAAGAGACCGCTGAAAAAATGACAACGATGTTAATGGGTGTTGTCGAGGACGGAACAGGAAAAGGAGCAAAAATTCCAGGCAGGGAATTAGCCGGGAAAACAGGCTCTACCCAGGTTCCAATTGAAGGGGTCAAAGGTACGAAAGACCAGTGGTTCGTCGGATATACTCCACAGCTTGTCGGCGCTGTATGGGTTGGTTATGACAAGACAGATAAAGAACATTATTTAACGACCACAAGCAGTGAAGGAGCCGCGCTGATTTTCAAGGACTTCATGTCAGAGGCCTTAAAAAATACAAAAGCAGAATCCTTCAATGTTCCTCCACTTTCAAAATATATAGAGGAACACAAAAGGCAACAACGTGCCAAGTCTGTAAAGGAACTAGAATCAAGGGTCAAAAAGGAATCAGAAAAGCTCAAGAAGCAATGGGAAGCAGCAAAAAAGAAACTGAACAAGAAAAAAGAAGTACCGAAAGATAAGCCGGAAAAGAAAAAGGAAAAAGAAGAAGAAAAAACAACTGAGGCTGCTGCCCCAACCAATACTGGCAACAACGATACCAATGATTCTGGCGATACTAACGATACCGGCGGTGCAGGCGACACCGGAGGCGAAGGAGACACTGGCGGTGCAGGTGACACTGGCGGTGCAGGTGACACTGGGGGCGAAGGTGACACAGGAGGAGAAGGAGATACTGGTGGCACAGGTGACACAGGAGGAGAAGGAGATACTGGTGGCACAGGTGACACCGGAGGAACCGGCGGATGA
- a CDS encoding ABC transporter transmembrane domain-containing protein, translating to MLSVLSKLSWFFKENWKRYSVAISLLIFVGILDVLPPKIVGMAIDSIQLGSINKQLIFKYIGALALITVVSYFITYIWMYQLFGGAFLIERKLRTRFMKHMLKMTPAFFEKNRTGDLMARATNDLKAISITAGFGVLTLVDSSIFMLTIVLTMGIFISWELTLVSIIPLPIMAYLINLYGKRIHSKFTSAQDAFGELNDRVLESVSGVRVIRAYVQEKADESRFHELTEDVYRKNVEVAKIDSLFEPTIKILVGLSYLIGLGYGAFLVFQQKLTLGELVSFNVYLGMLIWPMFAIGELINVMQRGNASLDRLNETLSYKEDVADPIKPVEGNEPESIQMSELTFKYPSSKVNNLDQIKLHLNRGQTLGIVGKTGSGKTTLIKQLLREYPEGSGNLLVSGVPIQEHSLRQTRSWMGYVPQENILFSRSVKENILFGNPLATDKELQDIIDLSAFRKDLEMLPEGLETLVGEKGVALSGGQKQRISIARALIKDPEILILDDSLSAVDAKTEKKIIDNIRRERNAKTTIITTHRLSAVEHADHIVVLEDGKIVEEGTHEQLMEAKGWYHAQYIMQLAEAVEEEVHSQ from the coding sequence ATGTTATCGGTATTATCAAAGTTAAGCTGGTTTTTCAAAGAAAACTGGAAAAGGTACAGTGTTGCAATTTCGTTGCTGATTTTTGTCGGCATACTCGATGTACTTCCGCCAAAAATCGTTGGGATGGCCATTGATTCCATCCAACTGGGCTCCATAAATAAGCAATTGATCTTTAAGTATATTGGCGCGCTGGCGCTGATTACAGTTGTCTCATATTTCATCACTTATATTTGGATGTATCAGTTATTCGGCGGGGCTTTCCTGATTGAGAGGAAGCTGAGGACCCGCTTCATGAAACATATGCTTAAAATGACTCCGGCTTTTTTTGAAAAGAACCGGACAGGGGACTTGATGGCAAGAGCGACGAACGATCTAAAGGCCATTTCCATCACGGCCGGTTTCGGCGTCTTGACTCTGGTCGATTCAAGCATTTTTATGCTGACCATTGTGCTTACGATGGGCATTTTCATCAGCTGGGAACTGACACTTGTCTCCATTATCCCGCTGCCCATCATGGCCTATCTGATCAATCTATATGGGAAGAGGATTCATTCCAAATTCACGTCCGCCCAGGATGCATTCGGGGAGCTGAATGACCGGGTGCTTGAATCTGTATCAGGAGTAAGGGTCATCAGGGCCTATGTTCAGGAAAAAGCCGATGAGTCAAGATTCCATGAGTTGACGGAAGACGTCTATCGCAAAAATGTGGAAGTCGCAAAAATTGATTCTTTATTTGAACCGACGATTAAAATTCTTGTCGGGCTGAGTTACCTTATTGGCCTGGGCTATGGAGCCTTCCTCGTATTCCAGCAGAAGCTGACGCTGGGTGAACTGGTGAGTTTCAATGTTTATCTGGGAATGCTCATCTGGCCAATGTTCGCAATTGGAGAACTGATTAATGTCATGCAGCGCGGCAACGCTTCTCTTGACCGCCTGAACGAAACATTGTCCTACAAGGAAGATGTTGCTGATCCGATTAAGCCGGTAGAGGGCAATGAGCCTGAATCTATACAGATGTCTGAGTTGACATTCAAATATCCTTCTTCAAAAGTGAATAATCTTGATCAAATTAAGCTGCATTTGAATCGCGGCCAAACACTCGGTATTGTTGGCAAGACAGGAAGCGGCAAAACGACTTTGATCAAACAGCTGCTCAGGGAATATCCTGAAGGCAGCGGAAATCTGCTTGTGTCCGGTGTGCCAATCCAGGAACACAGCTTGAGGCAGACAAGGAGCTGGATGGGCTATGTCCCGCAGGAAAACATCCTTTTTTCCCGTTCGGTGAAAGAAAACATCCTGTTCGGAAACCCGCTGGCAACGGATAAGGAGTTGCAGGATATTATTGATTTGTCGGCTTTCCGCAAGGATTTGGAAATGCTTCCTGAAGGCTTGGAAACCCTTGTCGGTGAAAAGGGAGTTGCCCTTTCTGGGGGACAAAAACAGCGGATTTCGATTGCACGCGCTTTGATCAAGGATCCGGAAATTCTGATTCTTGATGACTCGCTTTCGGCAGTCGATGCCAAAACTGAGAAAAAGATCATAGATAATATCCGCAGAGAGCGGAATGCCAAAACAACCATCATCACGACACACCGATTATCTGCTGTGGAGCATGCAGACCATATCGTTGTCCTGGAAGATGGAAAAATCGTTGAGGAAGGTACTCATGAACAATTGATGGAGGCCAAAGGCTGGTACCACGCTCAATATATCATGCAGCTGGCAGAAGCAGTCGAAGAGGAGGTGCACTCCCAATGA
- a CDS encoding HPr family phosphocarrier protein, whose translation MKEIMSSNVMVQKRFTMKKMLEIYQAANRLDGATYLYSRQKAVEATSLSKLVSFLLTVEPNTTLKIIMEGNDVEPKLNQLTKLLTNEASVLRVKRKQLIETTESFQI comes from the coding sequence ATGAAAGAGATTATGTCATCGAATGTAATGGTTCAAAAGAGATTTACAATGAAGAAAATGCTTGAAATCTATCAGGCTGCTAATAGATTGGATGGTGCCACTTACTTATACAGCCGTCAGAAGGCAGTAGAGGCAACCTCATTGTCCAAACTAGTATCCTTCCTGCTGACTGTCGAACCAAATACAACTTTAAAAATTATTATGGAAGGTAACGATGTAGAACCTAAATTGAACCAGCTGACAAAACTGTTAACAAACGAAGCTTCTGTACTTCGGGTGAAGCGCAAGCAACTAATCGAAACTACAGAATCTTTTCAAATATAA
- the sigY gene encoding RNA polymerase sigma factor SigY: MDEIELITEAKKGDHRSFAVLFRNHYPLLVKYLMKITMNPDLSEELAQATMAKCVEKIHLFNGKSKFSSWLISIATNMYIDQHRKKKRESEWNDGEARSRKLQWHMESRNEEWTDALAALSRLSDEMRIPLILKHYYGYSYDEIGEILNIAAGTAKSRVHHGLLAVRRELKVDEKPKGNLVKR, translated from the coding sequence ATGGATGAAATAGAGTTAATTACTGAAGCGAAAAAAGGTGACCACCGTTCGTTCGCTGTGCTTTTCAGGAATCATTATCCCCTGCTGGTGAAATACCTGATGAAGATTACGATGAATCCTGATCTCTCAGAAGAACTGGCACAGGCAACAATGGCAAAATGTGTGGAGAAGATACACTTATTCAATGGGAAATCCAAGTTCTCCTCGTGGCTCATCAGCATCGCAACAAATATGTATATCGACCAGCACCGAAAGAAGAAGCGCGAAAGTGAGTGGAACGATGGAGAAGCAAGGTCTCGCAAGCTTCAATGGCATATGGAATCCAGGAATGAGGAATGGACAGATGCACTTGCCGCCTTATCCAGACTGTCAGATGAAATGAGGATCCCGCTCATTCTTAAGCACTATTATGGATATTCATATGATGAGATAGGTGAAATCCTGAATATCGCCGCTGGTACTGCAAAGTCTAGAGTCCACCACGGGCTTTTAGCCGTTAGAAGGGAGCTGAAAGTTGATGAAAAACCAAAAGGGAATCTTGTCAAACGATGA
- a CDS encoding helix-turn-helix domain-containing protein, whose protein sequence is MTRDEIISRVSEKLRVLRAEVGYTQDKMADIIGISKKTLVQIEKGRVQAGWSTVVTISALFRETETIQFLFGNEPLEVLETIAHEGTDYRKEKTLGGKVWWREVARDGGFVMQQNILSQHYRILDEDDFRIFSSFEETETRERLEELASQAMNE, encoded by the coding sequence ATGACGAGAGATGAAATTATAAGCAGGGTATCGGAGAAATTGAGAGTGCTGCGAGCAGAGGTTGGTTATACCCAGGATAAAATGGCTGACATCATCGGAATCTCCAAAAAGACACTTGTCCAGATTGAAAAAGGCAGGGTTCAGGCCGGATGGTCAACAGTCGTGACAATCAGTGCCTTGTTCAGGGAAACGGAGACGATTCAGTTTTTGTTCGGCAACGAACCACTTGAGGTCCTTGAAACGATCGCCCATGAAGGTACGGATTACCGAAAAGAAAAGACATTGGGAGGAAAAGTCTGGTGGCGGGAAGTAGCCAGGGATGGCGGCTTTGTCATGCAGCAAAATATTCTGAGTCAGCATTACAGGATTCTCGACGAAGATGATTTCCGGATTTTCAGCAGTTTTGAAGAAACAGAAACCAGGGAGCGTTTGGAGGAACTTGCCTCCCAAGCGATGAATGAATAA